The genomic stretch GTACGGCCCGGCGCGCCTGCGGTGCGGCGTCGCCCCCGGCTACGCGGCCGGCCGGGTTCCGTGGGCGGTACTTGGCCGGCCTTGCGGGGTCAGCCCATGCTGAGGCGTCCGCCGCCTACTTCCAGGACTACTCCGGTGATGTAGCTGGCGCGTTGGGAGGCGAGGAAGACAGCCGCCTCGGCCACCTCCTCGGGCTCGGCGATGCGGCCCATGGCGGTGGTCTCGGCGATGGTCCGGAGGGTGGCGGCGTCCATGTCGTCGGTGCCCGGGGTGCGGGTGGGGCCGGGTGCCACGGCGTTGACGCGTACGCCCTTATCGGCGTACTCGGCGGCCCAGACCTCGGTCAGCTGCTCCAGGGCGGCCTTGGAGGCGGAGTACATGCCGGTGCCCTTGGTGACGACGGCGACTGCCAGGGTGCTGATGTTGACGATGGACCCGCGGCCGCGTTTGACCATGCCGGGGGCGAGAGCGCGCACCAGAAGGTAGGGGGCCTTCGTGTTGAGGTTCATGTGCAGGTCGAACAGCTCACCCGTCATCTCGGACGTGGGCAGGAACTTGTAGATGCCCGCGTTGTTGATCAACACGTCGACCTCGCCTGCCTCTTCGGCCAGGCGCAGCACATCGTCGGTGTCGGTGAGGTCGGCCTGGATGAAGCGGGCCGCCCCGTCGGCGGCCTCGATCTCGGCGACGACCTCCGCTCCGCGGCGGGCGTCGCGGCCGTGCACGACGACCTCGGCTCCCTCCTGTGCCAGCTGGATGGCTATGGCCCGGCCGATGCCTGCGGTGGCGCCGGTGACAAGGGCGGTCAGTCCGGACATTCCCATGTCGTTCCAATCGAGAAGTGAGTCGAGTGCGGCTCGGCTCAAACGGCGATGTC from Streptosporangium album encodes the following:
- a CDS encoding SDR family NAD(P)-dependent oxidoreductase, yielding MGMSGLTALVTGATAGIGRAIAIQLAQEGAEVVVHGRDARRGAEVVAEIEAADGAARFIQADLTDTDDVLRLAEEAGEVDVLINNAGIYKFLPTSEMTGELFDLHMNLNTKAPYLLVRALAPGMVKRGRGSIVNISTLAVAVVTKGTGMYSASKAALEQLTEVWAAEYADKGVRVNAVAPGPTRTPGTDDMDAATLRTIAETTAMGRIAEPEEVAEAAVFLASQRASYITGVVLEVGGGRLSMG